Proteins co-encoded in one Metabacillus sp. KUDC1714 genomic window:
- a CDS encoding YheC/YheD family endospore coat-associated protein: MKQKIIEITPLLNTSKPYLCEMSEKLRNYLGLPKNLYSLKIVCGMHTVKCPIVFINEDSLSLSLSEQLLTDIHLPLHSLSLQGKLINYDQLQLGPVIGLLTEIKKTDKDVSFGSIHEFCKELAICCEAIGAFFYIFSLSTYNKEQIKGYYFNQNQWQEAIVPYPDVVHNRIHSRKVEHSKTFLHVTSDFIENKVPYFNDRFLNKWEVHQILAASEHLKPFLPESHLLESKSNFENMLKDKKDLFIKPINGSQGKRIFRVKEREDGTHLLDYTTFSGEMNNEYESFQQLFSALYPRLKREGFLLQETIHLKRYQDRTLDFRFLCHKKDFHQWKVSSSIARVSSVNQFVANLARGGELYQIKSILNELYGKSESLHLRKLLAELSLEIVTCICLHAGGEFGEFGIDLALDQDGHPWIIEVNTKPSKSIDDQRKLKIRPSAHAVINYCLFLSHFNGD; the protein is encoded by the coding sequence AATTGTCTGTGGAATGCATACTGTGAAATGTCCAATCGTATTTATTAATGAGGATAGTCTAAGTTTGTCTCTCAGTGAACAACTTTTAACTGATATTCACCTACCTTTACATTCCTTATCACTTCAAGGAAAGCTAATCAATTACGATCAACTCCAGCTTGGACCTGTGATCGGTCTGTTAACCGAAATAAAAAAAACCGATAAAGACGTAAGCTTTGGGTCTATTCATGAGTTTTGCAAGGAGCTTGCTATATGTTGCGAAGCAATTGGCGCTTTCTTTTATATTTTTTCTCTATCAACTTATAACAAAGAACAAATAAAAGGGTACTACTTCAATCAAAATCAGTGGCAGGAAGCGATCGTTCCATATCCAGATGTGGTACACAACCGTATCCATTCGAGAAAAGTTGAACACTCTAAAACATTTTTACATGTTACGTCTGATTTTATTGAGAATAAGGTCCCTTATTTTAACGATCGCTTTTTAAATAAATGGGAGGTTCATCAAATTTTAGCTGCTAGCGAGCATCTCAAACCTTTTTTACCTGAAAGTCATTTATTAGAATCAAAATCCAATTTTGAGAATATGCTCAAAGATAAAAAAGATCTGTTCATTAAACCGATAAATGGTAGCCAAGGAAAACGAATTTTTCGAGTAAAGGAAAGAGAAGATGGGACCCACCTTCTTGACTACACTACTTTCTCCGGTGAAATGAATAATGAATATGAGAGCTTTCAACAACTATTTTCCGCCCTTTATCCTCGACTAAAAAGAGAAGGCTTTTTGCTGCAAGAGACGATCCACTTAAAAAGGTATCAAGATCGGACACTTGATTTTCGATTCTTATGCCACAAGAAGGATTTTCATCAATGGAAAGTTTCCTCAAGCATAGCTAGAGTTTCAAGCGTAAACCAGTTTGTTGCGAACTTAGCACGAGGTGGTGAGCTTTACCAAATAAAGAGTATTTTAAATGAACTGTATGGAAAAAGTGAAAGTCTTCATCTCAGGAAACTGTTAGCCGAACTTTCACTGGAAATTGTAACTTGTATCTGTCTTCATGCTGGTGGAGAGTTTGGTGAGTTCGGGATTGACCTGGCATTAGATCAAGATGGTCATCCTTGGATCATTGAGGTAAATACAAAGCCATCTAAATCAATAGATGATCAGAGAAAGTTGAAAATCAGACCTTCAGCACATGCTGTCATTAATTATTGTTTATTTTTATCTCACTTTAATGGAGATTGA